A window of the Butyricimonas virosa genome harbors these coding sequences:
- a CDS encoding TldD/PmbA family protein — translation MKRLGLIIVSCIFSLLSVHTLYAQEQDKLLQLLKQELAADMQELQKQENPPYHMNFRVMDDRTVNISSSFGATMMSVEQHSRSMVPQIRVGDTILDNFKYNAMGAPADQRGNVRVAYLGLDDEKGADATRQAIWAEVMKRYDFAVEAYQRAKTQSQVSVADEDKAPSFSAAPVEKYYEAPLPAEKLTVDRDAWEKRLNEISAVFKAYPLLQSGDVSLTFRVLRNYFVNTEGTEVVQNRTYARIMISASMKAEDGMELPLNMSYFAYDPKDLPSNDRMIADAKDMVRRLTVLRDAPVVDPYTGPAILSGPASGVFFHEIFGHRIEGHRLKGGGETFKKKVGELVLPADFQVYCDPTLRSYAGEELNGFYLYDDQGVKARRVDVVKDGVLREFLMSRVPLDGFPRSNGHGRTAGGGDPVSRQSNLVVETTAPHSEAELRSMLIEEAKKQGKEYGYYFKEVTSGFTLTGEGGSLNSFNVTPLEVYRIYVDGRPDELVRGVDLIGTPLSMFSNIVCGGDTPSVFTGECGAESGWVPVTASSPMILVNKIETQRRQKSRDLPPILPAPGKN, via the coding sequence ATGAAAAGATTAGGATTGATTATTGTTAGTTGCATCTTCTCGCTGTTATCGGTGCATACGTTGTATGCGCAGGAACAGGATAAGTTGTTGCAACTATTGAAACAAGAGTTGGCGGCGGATATGCAAGAGCTGCAGAAACAGGAAAATCCTCCCTATCACATGAATTTTAGGGTCATGGATGATCGTACGGTAAATATTTCAAGTTCTTTCGGGGCAACAATGATGTCCGTGGAACAACATTCTCGTTCGATGGTTCCGCAAATTCGGGTGGGAGATACTATTCTGGATAATTTTAAATATAATGCAATGGGTGCCCCGGCTGATCAGCGTGGTAATGTACGGGTGGCTTACCTGGGGTTGGATGATGAGAAAGGTGCCGATGCAACTCGTCAGGCAATCTGGGCCGAGGTAATGAAACGTTATGATTTTGCGGTGGAAGCGTACCAAAGAGCGAAAACTCAAAGTCAAGTGAGTGTCGCTGACGAGGATAAGGCTCCTTCTTTCTCTGCTGCTCCGGTTGAGAAATATTATGAGGCTCCTCTTCCTGCAGAGAAGTTGACGGTTGATCGAGATGCTTGGGAAAAACGGTTGAATGAAATTTCCGCGGTGTTTAAGGCATATCCGTTATTACAATCAGGTGATGTTAGTTTGACATTCCGGGTTCTGCGGAATTATTTCGTAAATACAGAAGGAACTGAGGTCGTGCAGAATAGAACATACGCGCGAATCATGATTAGTGCATCAATGAAGGCCGAGGATGGTATGGAGTTACCGTTGAATATGTCGTACTTTGCATACGATCCGAAAGATCTTCCCTCTAATGACCGGATGATTGCTGACGCTAAGGATATGGTAAGAAGGTTAACCGTGTTGCGTGATGCTCCGGTTGTTGATCCTTACACGGGACCCGCTATTTTGTCCGGTCCGGCTAGTGGGGTGTTCTTCCACGAGATTTTCGGTCACCGTATTGAAGGGCACCGTTTGAAAGGTGGGGGTGAAACTTTTAAGAAGAAAGTAGGGGAGTTGGTTTTGCCTGCAGACTTCCAAGTATATTGTGATCCGACTTTGCGTAGTTACGCCGGGGAAGAGTTGAATGGTTTCTATTTATATGATGATCAAGGAGTGAAAGCTCGCCGGGTTGATGTCGTGAAAGATGGCGTTTTGAGAGAATTCTTGATGAGTCGGGTCCCGCTGGATGGATTCCCGCGTAGCAATGGGCACGGACGTACTGCCGGGGGTGGTGATCCTGTATCCCGTCAGTCGAATTTGGTGGTGGAGACAACAGCACCTCACTCGGAGGCTGAATTGCGTTCTATGTTGATCGAGGAGGCTAAAAAACAGGGAAAGGAATACGGGTACTATTTTAAAGAAGTAACCAGTGGTTTCACGTTGACGGGAGAAGGAGGTAGCTTGAATTCATTTAACGTGACTCCCTTGGAAGTGTACAGGATATACGTGGACGGACGTCCGGACGAGTTGGTGCGCGGCGTGGATTTGATTGGAACCCCGTTATCCATGTTCTCTAATATTGTATGTGGAGGTGATACTCCCAGCGTGTTCACGGGAGAGTGTGGTGCGGAATCCGGTTGGGTGCCTGTGACGGCCAGTTCCCCGATGATCCTGGTAAACAAGATCGAGACTCAACGTAGACAGAAGTCAAGAGATTTACCCCCGATTTTACCGGCCCCGGGAAAGAACTAA
- a CDS encoding MutS-related protein, with translation MSFETDKQTLDDLNILGKYSNNSVYSLYGGLVTRGAERLMDQMFANPLTDSDAINRRTLIFNYFKLHDLEFPGSPEEFEEVDQYVGKGSRTSGMMKLLSLAKMRLLEMISKDEHFAIWRRQMEATIAFLREGKKYLTRVSKDIAGNPLEERVLWGQNLLGNKVFTRLLESPPQSLSFYEMFSVDRLLRGEWITQLQELLDLFVEIDLYTVVGRVAREYNFCFAEAMKDGEISMEIKGLHHPCIRKAVDNDLTITRQKNIFFLTGANMAGKSTLMKSFGIAVYMAHMGFPVAARSMRFTVQDGMYTSINVPDNINMGYSHFYAEVLRVKKVAIEVSLSKRLVVIFDELFKGTNVKDAYDATFAVTSALTKRHACSFMISTHIIEVGQDLSKSCDNVTFAYLPTVMNGSVPTYTYKLEPGITNDKHGMIIINNERIVELIRAL, from the coding sequence ATGAGTTTTGAGACAGATAAACAGACTTTGGATGACCTGAATATTTTAGGTAAATATAGTAATAATTCCGTTTATAGTTTGTATGGTGGATTGGTTACCCGAGGAGCAGAGCGACTAATGGACCAGATGTTTGCTAATCCGTTAACGGATTCGGATGCAATTAACAGGAGAACCTTGATTTTTAATTATTTTAAGCTGCATGATTTGGAATTTCCCGGTTCTCCCGAAGAATTTGAAGAGGTGGATCAGTATGTGGGGAAAGGTAGCCGGACTTCCGGGATGATGAAATTGTTGTCCCTTGCTAAGATGAGATTGTTGGAGATGATTAGTAAGGATGAACATTTTGCTATATGGCGAAGGCAGATGGAAGCGACGATTGCTTTTTTGCGTGAAGGGAAAAAATATCTTACGCGGGTAAGTAAAGATATCGCCGGTAATCCTTTGGAAGAACGTGTTTTATGGGGACAAAATCTTTTGGGTAATAAAGTTTTTACCCGTTTGTTGGAGAGTCCGCCCCAAAGTTTAAGTTTTTACGAGATGTTTTCTGTTGATCGTTTGTTGCGTGGCGAATGGATCACTCAGTTACAGGAATTGCTTGATCTTTTCGTGGAAATAGATCTTTATACCGTGGTTGGGCGAGTTGCACGAGAATATAATTTCTGTTTTGCAGAAGCGATGAAAGACGGGGAGATATCTATGGAAATAAAAGGTTTGCATCATCCCTGTATCCGAAAGGCAGTCGATAACGATCTGACGATTACCCGGCAAAAGAATATTTTCTTCTTGACCGGAGCGAATATGGCTGGAAAGTCTACTTTAATGAAGTCTTTCGGTATTGCAGTTTACATGGCGCACATGGGCTTCCCTGTTGCTGCACGTAGTATGCGTTTCACGGTACAGGACGGTATGTATACTTCTATTAATGTTCCTGATAATATTAATATGGGGTACAGTCATTTTTATGCGGAAGTGCTTCGTGTGAAAAAGGTCGCAATTGAGGTGAGTCTTTCAAAGCGTCTTGTAGTGATTTTTGACGAACTTTTCAAGGGGACGAATGTCAAGGATGCTTACGATGCTACTTTTGCAGTGACTTCCGCGCTGACGAAGCGACATGCTTGTTCTTTCATGATATCGACACATATTATAGAGGTTGGGCAGGACCTGAGTAAAAGTTGTGATAACGTGACGTTTGCTTACTTGCCCACAGTGATGAACGGGAGCGTGCCGACTTATACATATAAGTTAGAGCCGGGGATTACCAATGATAAACATGGAATGATTATCATTAATAATGAACGGATTGTTGAACTTATACGAGCGTTGTAA
- a CDS encoding MutS-related protein, giving the protein MGFRIDKQTLNDLAILSAGANKSVYEIFNRTHTRGGAKLLEEMFQHPLSECDLIANRSAAIHYYQNCGMEFPFRAAIFDAIEFYLDNTDTRSQLQHQNNTLEWKMKNLMGADTGYTWIQNGILGCLELLNTLNDFLSKTVDSDSKAVAEVNLNLRKLLDNEKWAWYSGKKKINYEQAVAYDRVFRFEERDSFYKMLHYVYLMDVYIAVARVAKERGFAFASVCPGERNVLKIKGAFHPFLKKPKGNTLEVDENSNVIFLTGANMAGKSTFMKTFSIAIFLAHVGFPVPAEAMEFSVRNGMFTTINLPDNLSMGYSHFYAEVLRLKKVVMQLQQTKKLVIVFDELFRGTNVKDAYDATLAVTEAFAGVPDCLFLISTHIIEVGVVLKERCKNIRFVYLPTKMEGGKPVYTYQLTEGITNDRHGMIIINNEKIIDIINGEGGEQ; this is encoded by the coding sequence ATGGGATTTCGAATAGATAAACAAACATTGAATGATCTGGCAATATTGAGTGCCGGGGCAAACAAATCGGTGTACGAGATCTTTAACAGAACACATACCCGGGGTGGGGCAAAATTGCTGGAAGAAATGTTCCAGCATCCCCTCTCGGAATGTGACCTGATTGCTAATAGGAGCGCAGCTATTCATTACTATCAGAATTGTGGTATGGAGTTCCCGTTCCGGGCGGCAATTTTTGATGCGATTGAGTTTTATCTGGATAACACGGACACGCGTAGTCAGTTGCAACATCAGAATAATACTTTGGAGTGGAAGATGAAAAATCTGATGGGAGCCGATACGGGATATACTTGGATTCAGAATGGAATATTGGGGTGTCTCGAATTGTTGAATACCCTGAATGATTTTTTGAGTAAGACGGTAGACTCGGATAGTAAAGCTGTGGCTGAGGTGAATCTGAATTTGAGAAAGTTGTTGGATAATGAGAAATGGGCGTGGTACTCGGGTAAGAAGAAGATAAATTATGAACAGGCTGTTGCTTATGATCGGGTATTTCGCTTCGAGGAGCGGGATAGTTTTTATAAGATGCTTCACTATGTTTACTTGATGGATGTGTATATTGCCGTGGCACGAGTGGCTAAAGAACGAGGATTTGCTTTTGCTTCGGTATGTCCCGGTGAACGTAATGTTTTGAAGATAAAAGGGGCTTTTCACCCATTCTTGAAAAAACCGAAGGGAAACACGTTGGAGGTAGATGAGAATAGTAATGTTATTTTTCTGACAGGAGCTAATATGGCTGGAAAGTCTACTTTTATGAAAACGTTCTCTATCGCGATTTTTCTGGCTCATGTGGGTTTTCCTGTTCCAGCGGAGGCAATGGAATTCTCCGTGCGCAACGGGATGTTCACGACAATTAACTTGCCAGACAATCTGAGTATGGGGTATAGTCATTTCTATGCAGAGGTATTGCGGTTGAAGAAAGTGGTTATGCAATTGCAACAAACAAAAAAGCTTGTTATCGTGTTTGATGAACTTTTCCGGGGAACCAATGTCAAGGATGCTTATGATGCCACGTTGGCCGTGACGGAAGCTTTTGCGGGCGTGCCTGATTGTTTGTTCTTGATATCCACGCATATTATAGAGGTGGGGGTGGTTTTGAAAGAACGGTGCAAGAATATTCGTTTCGTGTATCTTCCTACTAAAATGGAAGGTGGAAAGCCAGTTTATACTTACCAGTTGACAGAGGGGATTACTAATGATCGGCATGGAATGATTATTATCAACAACGAGAAAATTATTGATATTATAAATGGTGAGGGAGGAGAGCAATGA